In Peptococcaceae bacterium, one genomic interval encodes:
- a CDS encoding recombination regulator RecX: protein MKEEPFAFALKRLARRGYSSEEIKQALLRAGYGLPETDETVQRLQRAGYLDDENLAREIYSYHTTRKPRGPLYLKQLLEIKGIPRDIIDDVLADYDSDKEIETACRLANKYLLQKKYSPGTLAGNLARKGFSDETIRKVVELCFRGHCLNGD, encoded by the coding sequence ATGAAGGAAGAACCGTTTGCTTTTGCTTTGAAAAGACTGGCTCGGAGGGGTTACAGCAGCGAAGAGATTAAGCAAGCCCTGTTGAGGGCCGGTTACGGACTGCCGGAAACGGATGAAACGGTTCAACGTCTCCAACGCGCAGGATATCTTGATGACGAAAACCTGGCGCGGGAGATATATTCTTATCATACCACCCGCAAACCGCGCGGGCCGCTTTATTTAAAACAACTGCTGGAAATAAAAGGAATACCCCGGGATATAATTGATGATGTGCTCGCGGATTATGACAGCGACAAGGAAATAGAAACAGCGTGCAGGTTGGCAAATAAATATCTTCTGCAAAAAAAATATTCTCCTGGTACCCTGGCAGGGAACCTTGCTCGTAAGGGGTTTTCTGACGAAACAATCAGAAAAGTTGTTGAATTGTGTTTTCGCGGCCATTGTTTAAATGGGGACTAA
- the recA gene encoding recombinase RecA has protein sequence MSDKKKALEMALISIEKQFGKGSIMRLGESPAKLQVNVISTGVLSLDLALGVGGVPRGRVVEIYGPESSGKTTVALHIVAEAQRNGGVAAFIDAEHALDPVYARNLGVDIDNLLVSQPDTGEQALEIAEALVRSGAVDVIVIDSVAALVPRAEIEGEMGDAHVGLQARLMSQALRKLTGAISKSNTIAVFINQIREKVGVMFGNPETTPGGRALKFYASIRMEVRKIETLKQGSELVGSRTRVKIVKNKIAPPFKQADFDIMYGEGISREGSIIDMAAEQDIISKSGTWYSYNDTRLGQGKENARQYLKEHPEIAREIEEKVRSTFSFTSAKSASSADDSQVD, from the coding sequence ATGTCGGATAAGAAAAAAGCGCTGGAAATGGCCCTTATATCAATTGAAAAGCAGTTTGGCAAAGGGTCGATTATGAGATTGGGCGAATCGCCGGCCAAACTGCAGGTGAATGTGATTTCCACCGGGGTTCTTTCGCTTGATTTGGCCCTGGGAGTCGGCGGGGTGCCGCGTGGCAGGGTAGTGGAAATCTACGGGCCTGAGTCTTCCGGGAAAACGACGGTTGCCCTGCATATTGTGGCTGAAGCGCAGAGAAATGGCGGGGTAGCGGCTTTTATCGATGCGGAACACGCCCTCGACCCCGTTTATGCCAGGAATCTCGGTGTGGATATTGATAACCTTCTGGTTTCCCAGCCTGACACCGGCGAGCAGGCTCTGGAAATCGCCGAGGCCCTGGTCCGCAGCGGTGCGGTGGATGTTATTGTTATTGACTCGGTGGCGGCGCTGGTACCCAGAGCGGAAATCGAGGGCGAGATGGGCGATGCTCACGTGGGGCTTCAGGCCAGGCTCATGTCCCAGGCCCTGCGTAAGCTTACCGGGGCAATCAGCAAGTCAAACACGATTGCTGTATTCATTAACCAGATCAGGGAAAAAGTTGGCGTAATGTTCGGTAACCCGGAAACAACTCCCGGCGGAAGGGCGCTGAAGTTTTACGCGTCTATTCGCATGGAGGTAAGAAAAATCGAGACGCTCAAACAGGGTTCTGAATTAGTAGGGAGCCGCACGCGGGTTAAGATTGTGAAAAACAAAATAGCGCCGCCTTTCAAGCAGGCGGATTTTGATATAATGTACGGCGAGGGAATCTCACGCGAAGGCAGCATAATCGACATGGCAGCCGAGCAGGATATTATTTCGAAAAGCGGCACCTGGTATTCGTACAACGATACGCGGCTTGGCCAGGGAAAGGAGAATGCCAGGCAATATTTGAAAGAACATCCTGAAATTGCCAGAGAAATCGAAGAAAAGGTGCGCAGTACCTTCAGTTTTACAAGCGCAAAAAGCGCCAGCAGCGCCGATGACTCACAGGTTGACTGA
- the thpR gene encoding RNA 2',3'-cyclic phosphodiesterase: MVLRSFLAFVLPEELLKVIVETQEKLRHVYSGFRWVAKENLHLTIHFLGNQTEEQLKEIAKQCIPMLANFRAVQVVPGKIGAFPNRYEARVLWFSLRGEIEEIRRIHNHTGTVLQNIGCQIEERPFFPHITIARKRAAERDTSELREYEHVENSSFLLKEINLYTSRLTPDGPIYSVYCNFPLKNNHN, encoded by the coding sequence ATGGTTCTGCGCTCCTTTTTGGCGTTCGTTCTTCCTGAGGAATTGCTCAAGGTGATTGTTGAAACACAGGAGAAACTGCGTCACGTTTATTCCGGTTTCAGGTGGGTGGCTAAGGAGAATCTTCACCTGACCATCCATTTTTTAGGTAATCAAACAGAAGAACAGCTTAAGGAAATAGCCAAGCAGTGCATTCCTATGCTGGCGAATTTCCGGGCTGTACAAGTTGTTCCCGGGAAAATAGGGGCGTTTCCAAACCGTTATGAGGCCAGAGTGCTGTGGTTCTCTTTACGCGGGGAGATTGAGGAAATCAGGCGAATTCACAATCATACGGGGACAGTCCTCCAGAATATTGGATGTCAAATTGAAGAAAGGCCTTTTTTCCCGCACATCACTATTGCCCGCAAACGGGCAGCAGAAAGAGATACCAGTGAGCTCAGGGAATACGAGCATGTGGAAAACAGCAGCTTCTTATTGAAAGAGATAAACCTGTACACCAGCCGTTTGACGCCTGATGGTCCTATTTACAGTGTATACTGTAATTTCCCGTTGAAAAATAATCATAATTGA
- a CDS encoding metallophosphoesterase: MMNNQTARAVMMALFMSLLFTTFLSGMTFNLKGMDFKTEVSFYAKGITEIQFPPVGSITAHTHWAPLKLKLVLQNIDLDELQQLIDEAPAPVHLIAQLKDELRKVLYNYVRRLLFLAALGGLLGAALICGRQLKPALWGAAAGLLLSAALISMTLSSYQVEKLKTPEYHGALRAAPWVIDMAEAAFNKFNLLGDQMQVIAANLYAVFEKIERIKPLEQEKADLLVLHVSDIHNNPAAHRLIQQIVKSFPVDLIIDTGDITDYGTPLESRLLTGLADLKVPYVFIPGNHDSPEIKKILAAYPQVQVLSGGIIEIHGLRILGMADPASSSRSVAPPDPASENTARAKLLSLWEEAETKPCLVAVHNFNLAEPLAGMVPLILYGHSHQYMIGEEKGTVLVNAGTTGGAGLRGLQVAKEIPYSVVLLYFQRDEKNELRLAAADTIKIYNWEKGFTLERKLFSR, encoded by the coding sequence ATGATGAATAATCAGACAGCCAGGGCAGTAATGATGGCACTCTTCATGTCGCTTCTGTTCACGACTTTTTTGAGCGGTATGACCTTCAACCTTAAGGGAATGGATTTCAAAACGGAAGTTTCATTTTACGCAAAGGGGATAACGGAAATCCAGTTCCCGCCGGTGGGAAGCATCACCGCGCACACCCATTGGGCGCCGCTGAAGCTGAAACTTGTTCTCCAAAACATTGACCTCGACGAGCTGCAGCAGCTTATTGATGAAGCGCCTGCGCCCGTTCATTTAATCGCCCAGCTGAAAGACGAACTGCGGAAAGTTCTTTACAACTATGTGCGGCGCTTGCTGTTTCTCGCCGCGTTGGGAGGTTTGCTGGGCGCGGCTCTCATCTGCGGGCGTCAGCTCAAGCCTGCCTTGTGGGGAGCCGCAGCGGGGTTGCTTTTAAGCGCGGCGCTTATTTCCATGACTCTGTCGTCATACCAGGTGGAAAAGCTGAAGACACCCGAGTATCACGGGGCTCTCAGGGCGGCGCCCTGGGTCATTGATATGGCTGAAGCCGCCTTTAACAAGTTCAACCTCCTGGGAGATCAAATGCAGGTTATTGCCGCCAACCTCTATGCCGTATTTGAAAAGATTGAAAGAATAAAGCCGCTGGAACAGGAAAAAGCAGACCTGCTGGTCCTGCATGTCAGCGACATTCATAATAATCCTGCCGCTCACAGGTTAATACAGCAGATAGTCAAAAGCTTCCCCGTTGATTTGATAATCGATACAGGTGATATTACCGACTACGGGACGCCGCTGGAAAGCCGCCTTTTGACCGGTCTGGCCGATTTGAAAGTGCCTTATGTTTTCATACCGGGGAATCACGATTCTCCGGAAATCAAGAAAATCTTGGCCGCGTACCCGCAGGTGCAGGTGTTGTCCGGGGGGATTATTGAGATCCATGGCTTGAGGATACTTGGGATGGCGGATCCCGCATCATCTTCGAGGTCCGTTGCGCCGCCCGATCCAGCTTCGGAAAACACGGCCAGGGCCAAGCTGCTTAGCTTGTGGGAAGAGGCGGAAACCAAACCCTGTCTTGTTGCCGTACACAACTTCAACCTGGCTGAACCGCTTGCGGGGATGGTGCCTTTGATTCTCTACGGGCATTCGCACCAGTATATGATCGGGGAGGAAAAGGGGACCGTGCTGGTTAATGCCGGAACCACAGGAGGGGCCGGTCTGAGGGGTTTGCAGGTGGCCAAGGAAATACCATATTCGGTTGTCCTTCTCTATTTCCAAAGGGATGAAAAAAACGAACTGCGGCTGGCTGCCGCCGACACCATAAAAATATATAATTGGGAAAAAGGCTTTACCCTGGAAAGAAAACTGTTTTCCAGGTAA
- a CDS encoding competence/damage-inducible protein A: MMIAELIFVGTELLLGQVLNTNARYLSEQMAKLGIDVYYHTTVGDNRLRLLETYERAVGRADIIITTGGLGPTSDDLTKETLAEFLNLPLQVDAGELARLKRYFTQRGIEWIESNTKQAAFFPGSAVLRNDYGTAPGVAVNNNGKTFILLPGPPREMEHMFSKYAVSWLKENVIKPGTPALYSRLLRFVGISESKLEKVLSDLIARQTVPTLAPLVSLGEIQLRITARARDELEFQEIIEPVLKEIKNRAGEYLVAEDGGTLLEAIAGRLKQLKLTISAAESCTGGLLSASLTSLPGSSQYFLGSVVAYSNDVKINLLGVPAVLIEKYGAVSVEAAEAMAGTVRKMTGSSIGLGITGVAGPGGGSEEKPVGLVFIGLDAGDKKLSVSNHFTGDREFIRQRSVKAAQYLIYKYLSGIR; this comes from the coding sequence ATGATGATCGCCGAGTTGATTTTTGTCGGCACGGAACTGCTGCTGGGCCAGGTTCTGAATACGAACGCCCGGTATTTATCAGAACAAATGGCCAAACTGGGAATAGATGTATACTACCACACCACGGTGGGTGACAACCGCCTGCGGCTGTTGGAAACGTATGAAAGGGCGGTTGGCAGGGCGGATATTATTATAACCACAGGGGGCCTAGGCCCGACCAGCGACGATTTGACCAAGGAAACGCTGGCAGAATTTTTAAACCTGCCGCTGCAGGTTGATGCCGGGGAGCTGGCAAGGTTGAAAAGGTATTTTACCCAAAGAGGGATAGAATGGATCGAGTCAAACACCAAGCAGGCCGCTTTTTTCCCCGGCTCTGCGGTTCTGAGAAACGATTACGGCACTGCCCCAGGCGTTGCCGTTAATAACAACGGCAAAACTTTTATCCTCCTTCCAGGACCGCCCAGGGAAATGGAACACATGTTCTCAAAATATGCCGTTTCCTGGTTGAAAGAAAACGTAATAAAACCCGGCACGCCTGCGCTGTACTCGCGCCTTCTGAGATTTGTAGGGATCAGCGAATCCAAGCTGGAAAAGGTCCTCTCAGATCTCATCGCCCGGCAGACCGTACCTACCCTGGCCCCGCTTGTTTCGTTGGGTGAAATACAGCTGAGAATTACGGCCAGGGCCAGGGATGAACTGGAGTTCCAGGAGATAATTGAACCCGTTTTGAAGGAAATCAAGAATAGAGCCGGCGAATACCTCGTGGCTGAGGACGGTGGGACGCTACTTGAAGCTATTGCTGGCAGGCTTAAACAATTAAAACTAACCATAAGCGCGGCGGAGTCATGCACGGGCGGCCTGCTCAGCGCCAGCCTGACTTCCCTTCCCGGTTCATCCCAGTATTTTTTGGGTTCGGTGGTGGCATACAGCAACGACGTCAAAATAAACTTGCTCGGGGTACCCGCAGTTTTGATCGAAAAATACGGCGCTGTCAGCGTGGAGGCTGCGGAAGCCATGGCGGGAACCGTAAGGAAAATGACAGGCAGCAGCATCGGCCTTGGGATTACGGGAGTTGCCGGTCCTGGCGGCGGGAGCGAGGAAAAGCCGGTAGGGCTGGTTTTTATCGGACTTGACGCCGGGGATAAGAAACTGTCTGTTTCCAATCATTTTACGGGAGACAGGGAATTTATCAGGCAAAGAAGCGTTAAAGCGGCCCAGTACCTGATTTATAAATACCTTTCGGGGATCAGATGA
- a CDS encoding AAA family ATPase: MNKEIIAGISLGILSYLVYLGYDVTPLLILGAFGYAFYVISRKKGLLRLDSHQKVYQERQFNFDDIGGQETAKQELKEALDFLLKSEQVRKMGIRPLKGILLTGPPGTGKTLLAKAAAGYTDAVFLAASGSEFIEMYAGVGAQRVRNLFQTAREMAKKEKKNRAIIFIDEIEVLGGKRGSHSSHLEYDQTLNQLLVEMDGLTTEKDCQILLIAATNRSDLLDTALLRPGRFDRQVRVDLPDKEDRAAIIRLHCRNKPLAPDVDVEEIASGTYGFSGAHLESLTNEAAILALRDGSQHITQVHLREAVDKVILGEKLGNRASKEILHRVAVHEAGHALVSETLNPGSVDQVTVTSRGSALGYVRHNQAEEQQLYTKSALEKKIMILLAGAISEDLFLGERSTGAANDFQQALSLTEKIVGTGLSRLGVVSPEMIPKSDLYRICQEIIRSLEARTVEIIACRREMLFRIVSLLQEKEKISGNELRGLLNAGNHYTATA, encoded by the coding sequence ATCAATAAGGAAATAATTGCGGGTATTTCTCTTGGCATACTCTCTTACCTGGTCTACCTGGGTTATGATGTTACGCCCCTGTTAATTTTAGGCGCTTTCGGTTACGCTTTTTATGTAATCTCCAGGAAAAAGGGGCTGCTGAGGCTGGATTCACACCAAAAGGTTTACCAGGAGCGGCAGTTTAATTTTGACGATATTGGTGGGCAGGAGACTGCCAAGCAGGAATTGAAAGAAGCGTTGGATTTCCTTTTGAAATCGGAACAGGTTCGAAAAATGGGCATCAGGCCCTTGAAGGGGATTCTCCTTACAGGGCCTCCCGGCACGGGGAAAACACTTCTGGCGAAAGCTGCGGCAGGTTATACCGACGCCGTTTTTCTGGCCGCGTCGGGAAGCGAGTTTATTGAAATGTATGCCGGCGTGGGGGCGCAAAGGGTGAGAAACCTGTTCCAGACTGCTCGTGAAATGGCCAAGAAAGAAAAAAAGAACAGAGCGATCATTTTTATCGATGAAATAGAAGTGCTCGGCGGGAAAAGAGGAAGCCACAGCAGTCACCTGGAATACGATCAGACCCTTAATCAGCTGCTGGTAGAAATGGACGGGCTTACCACTGAAAAAGATTGCCAGATCCTCCTGATTGCCGCCACCAACCGGTCGGACTTGCTGGACACAGCCCTTCTGCGGCCCGGCCGTTTTGACCGCCAGGTAAGGGTAGACCTGCCTGACAAAGAAGACAGGGCCGCCATTATCCGGCTGCACTGCAGGAACAAACCTCTGGCCCCGGACGTGGATGTCGAAGAAATAGCCAGCGGGACGTACGGTTTTTCTGGTGCGCACCTGGAGAGCCTCACCAATGAAGCGGCCATTCTTGCCTTGCGGGACGGAAGCCAGCATATTACACAGGTCCACCTGAGGGAAGCCGTGGACAAGGTCATACTTGGCGAAAAGCTGGGGAACAGGGCTAGCAAGGAAATACTGCACCGGGTGGCGGTTCATGAAGCAGGTCATGCACTGGTAAGCGAGACTCTTAACCCGGGTTCGGTAGACCAGGTTACGGTGACTTCGCGCGGCAGTGCGCTGGGTTATGTGAGACACAACCAGGCGGAGGAACAGCAGCTTTATACGAAATCGGCACTGGAAAAAAAAATTATGATCCTCCTGGCCGGAGCGATCAGCGAGGACCTATTCCTGGGAGAGCGGAGCACGGGAGCGGCCAATGACTTTCAACAGGCGCTGAGCCTGACTGAAAAAATTGTTGGAACGGGACTTTCCAGGCTGGGAGTGGTTTCGCCCGAAATGATCCCCAAAAGCGATTTGTACCGGATTTGCCAGGAAATCATCCGCAGTCTGGAGGCAAGAACGGTGGAAATCATTGCCTGCAGGAGGGAAATGCTTTTCAGAATTGTAAGTCTTCTCCAAGAGAAAGAGAAAATAAGCGGGAACGAACTGCGCGGCCTGCTAAACGCGGGCAACCACTATACGGCGACTGCTTAG
- a CDS encoding phosphatidylglycerophosphatase A — protein sequence MKFLIKAIATGFGSGYAPRFPGTTGSALAAVIAWIYHPDIWQIIVLCAAGIFICDRAEAILNEHDSPHIVFDEICGMFIASWQIQDIRIFLVAFVLFRFFDMVKPFPINKLQELPGGLGIMADDLAAGLAARLLSAGAGFIW from the coding sequence ATGAAGTTTTTAATCAAGGCTATAGCCACAGGTTTCGGCAGCGGCTACGCGCCGCGTTTTCCAGGAACGACCGGCAGCGCCCTGGCGGCGGTAATTGCCTGGATTTACCACCCTGATATATGGCAGATCATCGTGCTGTGTGCGGCGGGGATATTTATCTGCGATAGGGCTGAAGCTATCTTAAACGAACATGACAGCCCCCATATTGTTTTTGATGAAATCTGCGGGATGTTTATTGCTTCCTGGCAGATTCAGGATATAAGGATCTTTTTGGTCGCTTTCGTTCTTTTCAGGTTCTTTGACATGGTAAAACCGTTCCCGATCAATAAACTGCAAGAACTGCCGGGAGGTTTAGGGATAATGGCCGACGACCTGGCTGCCGGACTGGCGGCAAGGCTGCTGTCGGCCGGAGCAGGTTTTATCTGGTAA
- the pgsA gene encoding CDP-diacylglycerol--glycerol-3-phosphate 3-phosphatidyltransferase has translation MNLANKLTLSRIFLVPVFMFFLLIKIPFGEYIAAVIFIIAASTDGLDGYIARKKRQVTNLGKLMDPLADKLLISAALISLVDLKQISAWVAVIIIGREFFVTGLRAIAAGEGVVIAASKLGKLKTISQIVAISALLLKDFPLSLFNITFGKYAIYVAVIFTIWSGVDYYLKARRSTRLKLE, from the coding sequence ATGAATTTGGCGAATAAGCTTACACTTTCCAGAATCTTTCTTGTCCCGGTGTTTATGTTTTTTTTGTTGATCAAAATCCCGTTCGGGGAATATATTGCGGCAGTTATTTTTATCATCGCGGCCAGTACGGACGGGTTGGACGGCTATATTGCCAGGAAAAAGAGGCAAGTGACAAACCTGGGAAAACTCATGGACCCTCTCGCCGACAAACTGCTGATCTCCGCTGCGCTCATTTCTCTTGTGGACCTTAAACAAATATCCGCCTGGGTTGCCGTTATCATTATCGGAAGGGAATTTTTCGTCACTGGTCTTAGGGCTATTGCGGCTGGCGAAGGGGTCGTTATTGCGGCAAGCAAACTGGGAAAACTAAAAACGATCAGCCAGATAGTAGCCATATCCGCGCTGCTGCTCAAAGATTTCCCCTTAAGTTTGTTCAACATAACTTTTGGAAAATATGCCATTTATGTAGCCGTTATTTTTACAATCTGGTCAGGGGTGGATTACTATCTTAAGGCCAGGCGAAGTACGAGGTTAAAGCTGGAATGA
- the rimO gene encoding 30S ribosomal protein S12 methylthiotransferase RimO: MPRRVKVVTLGCPKNQVDSRQIKGYLREEGYCLTENPEQAEIIIINTCGFIEDARRESIETILDMTLWKKKGNCRVLVAAGCLAQKYAGELEREIPEIDIIIGTGDIPRLPVVLKTLKPGKKATCVGDPAGFLYNDGVQFPPGERKHYAYLKIAEGCDNRCSYCVIPSVRGPYRSRRKEAILTEADALAKEGVKEIILVAQDTTWYGYDIYKKPVLPELLKDLVKIPGLAWVRLLYSYPAHITDSLLQVIKEEKKVCSYLDLPLQHISDGILKKMGRTLGKDSIRRLLDRIRAFVPDMVLRSTFIVGFPGESRKDFEELLFFLEETRFDRAGFFTYSREPGTAAASLRRQIPAREKQRRLEEAVKIQREIMSAKQALQVGKMTEIIVDGPSSDCEGLWEGRTRGDAPEIDGVVYFRPVPGVNPGDILAVKITHSQEFALIGEIMHEFGE, from the coding sequence ATGCCACGGCGCGTTAAGGTTGTAACGCTGGGCTGTCCCAAAAACCAGGTGGACAGCAGGCAGATCAAAGGCTATTTGCGGGAGGAAGGTTATTGTCTTACTGAGAACCCGGAGCAGGCCGAGATTATTATAATCAACACCTGCGGGTTTATTGAAGATGCCAGGCGCGAATCAATCGAGACAATTCTCGACATGACCCTCTGGAAGAAAAAAGGGAATTGCCGGGTACTGGTTGCTGCAGGCTGCTTGGCACAAAAATATGCCGGGGAACTGGAACGAGAAATACCTGAAATTGATATAATCATAGGTACTGGCGATATTCCGCGTTTACCGGTTGTCCTAAAAACCTTGAAGCCCGGGAAGAAAGCGACCTGCGTGGGCGATCCTGCTGGGTTTCTGTACAATGATGGGGTGCAGTTTCCGCCTGGAGAGAGAAAGCATTACGCCTACCTGAAGATTGCCGAAGGGTGCGATAACCGGTGCTCATATTGTGTAATCCCGTCAGTGCGCGGCCCTTACCGCAGCAGAAGGAAGGAAGCCATACTTACTGAAGCGGATGCCCTGGCTAAGGAGGGTGTAAAAGAAATAATCCTGGTAGCCCAGGATACGACCTGGTATGGTTATGATATATATAAGAAACCTGTCCTGCCGGAACTGTTGAAAGACTTGGTCAAAATCCCGGGACTGGCCTGGGTGAGGCTGCTTTATTCATATCCGGCGCATATCACAGATTCGCTGCTGCAGGTGATCAAGGAGGAAAAAAAGGTGTGTTCCTATCTCGATCTTCCGCTGCAGCACATCTCGGACGGGATACTGAAGAAGATGGGCAGGACACTGGGCAAAGACAGCATAAGAAGGCTGCTGGACAGAATTCGCGCCTTTGTGCCTGATATGGTGCTGCGTTCGACATTTATCGTGGGTTTCCCTGGAGAAAGCAGAAAAGATTTTGAAGAGTTGCTTTTTTTTCTTGAAGAGACAAGGTTTGACAGGGCGGGTTTTTTTACTTATTCGCGGGAACCGGGAACCGCGGCGGCTTCACTTCGCCGGCAGATACCCGCCAGGGAAAAACAGAGAAGGCTTGAAGAAGCTGTTAAAATACAAAGAGAAATCATGAGCGCCAAGCAAGCGCTGCAGGTTGGCAAAATGACAGAAATAATAGTTGATGGCCCAAGTTCAGATTGCGAAGGGCTTTGGGAAGGAAGAACAAGAGGAGATGCCCCTGAAATTGACGGGGTGGTGTATTTCAGACCAGTACCAGGTGTGAATCCGGGCGATATACTGGCAGTTAAAATTACCCACAGTCAAGAATTCGCCTTAATAGGAGAGATAATGCATGAATTTGGCGAATAA
- a CDS encoding DUF4115 domain-containing protein: MGKIGETLRLARLGKGIEMDEAEKNTKIRRKYLEAMEEEEWGIFPGMVYLKGFLKTYARFLGLDENELLKSLEETFHPEPQLEPLPERIELPGKPRKRMTVIVGIIAVVLLVSFQYIYVRFISQPSGMRGTNELTRENSQAPQPGAGAADENATEVQPEEPAKQTVDSINLVIRVVDYKCWIEVRSGQALLFEGTLNKGEEKTFENLTQVYFALGNSGDVEVYINDNYLGVLGKKGEPVYKKYVVENDEIKEVKISNR; encoded by the coding sequence ATGGGTAAAATCGGGGAGACACTGAGACTGGCGAGGCTGGGAAAAGGGATAGAAATGGACGAAGCCGAGAAAAACACAAAAATAAGGCGCAAATACTTGGAAGCAATGGAGGAAGAAGAATGGGGCATATTTCCCGGCATGGTTTACCTGAAAGGGTTTTTGAAGACTTATGCCCGCTTCCTGGGGCTTGACGAAAACGAACTGCTTAAATCCTTGGAAGAAACCTTCCATCCAGAACCTCAGCTTGAACCTCTTCCCGAAAGAATAGAGCTCCCGGGAAAACCGCGCAAGAGAATGACAGTCATAGTTGGGATCATTGCCGTTGTCTTGCTGGTATCCTTCCAGTACATTTATGTCCGGTTCATCAGTCAGCCGTCCGGAATGAGAGGGACCAATGAACTCACCCGGGAAAACAGCCAGGCACCCCAGCCTGGTGCCGGCGCTGCGGATGAAAACGCGACCGAAGTACAGCCTGAGGAGCCAGCCAAGCAAACGGTTGACAGTATAAACCTGGTGATAAGGGTTGTTGACTATAAATGCTGGATTGAAGTAAGAAGCGGGCAGGCACTGCTTTTTGAAGGGACGTTGAACAAAGGGGAAGAAAAAACGTTTGAAAACCTGACCCAGGTCTATTTTGCTCTGGGTAATTCCGGAGACGTTGAAGTGTATATTAACGACAATTACCTTGGCGTGCTGGGCAAAAAAGGAGAACCCGTTTATAAGAAGTATGTTGTGGAGAACGATGAAATAAAAGAGGTAAAGATTTCTAACAGATAA
- the mnmH gene encoding tRNA 2-selenouridine(34) synthase MnmH has product MGNLITIEQALNLPKPQFVDLRSPLEFEEAHIPRAVNMPLLNNEERALIGAVYKERSPEEAVDKGFSLIAPRLPALHENIKRLSREKDVVLYCWRGGMRSEALSQVLNILGTKHFRLEGGYKSFRRHVMNYFERDFEKEVVVLDGLTGVGKTELLKKLKDKGLPAVDLEGIAGNRGSVFGHLGLPKQPTQKHFEGLLYWECFKHRQSSKIVVECESRRIGSVLLPTRFFEFMQKGIRVLVYDRMEKRVERLIATYAPCLGGENEEQLKQAVLRLKKRLGGEKTARILQLLEQRRYDEFVEKLLVDYYDPLYRYPAGPSKEYETCLSGSEPEYAAEVIRKTFFKD; this is encoded by the coding sequence ATGGGTAACCTGATTACTATTGAACAGGCCTTAAATCTTCCTAAACCTCAATTTGTCGATCTGCGCTCACCGTTGGAATTTGAGGAAGCCCATATCCCGCGGGCTGTTAACATGCCCCTGTTGAATAATGAGGAACGTGCGCTGATTGGCGCGGTTTATAAAGAGCGTTCTCCTGAAGAAGCGGTTGATAAAGGCTTTTCGCTTATCGCTCCACGGCTTCCAGCGCTGCACGAGAATATAAAAAGATTGAGCAGGGAAAAAGATGTTGTTCTTTATTGCTGGCGGGGAGGAATGCGCAGCGAGGCGTTATCCCAGGTTTTAAATATTCTAGGAACGAAACACTTCAGGCTGGAAGGCGGGTATAAATCTTTCCGCCGCCATGTTATGAACTATTTTGAAAGGGATTTTGAAAAAGAAGTAGTGGTATTGGATGGACTTACAGGGGTCGGCAAGACAGAATTATTGAAAAAGCTGAAGGATAAAGGCCTGCCAGCTGTAGACCTGGAAGGCATTGCCGGTAACAGGGGTTCTGTCTTTGGCCATCTTGGGCTGCCGAAACAGCCCACCCAAAAACATTTTGAAGGTCTTTTGTACTGGGAGTGTTTTAAACACAGGCAGTCTTCCAAGATTGTGGTGGAGTGTGAAAGCAGAAGGATCGGTTCTGTCTTGCTCCCGACACGTTTTTTTGAGTTTATGCAAAAAGGAATAAGGGTGCTGGTTTATGACCGGATGGAGAAACGCGTTGAACGGCTTATTGCCACGTATGCGCCCTGTCTTGGGGGAGAAAATGAAGAACAATTGAAGCAAGCTGTTTTGAGGTTAAAAAAACGCCTGGGCGGCGAAAAAACGGCAAGAATCCTACAACTGCTGGAACAACGCAGGTATGACGAGTTCGTTGAAAAACTGCTTGTTGACTATTATGACCCGCTTTATCGTTATCCTGCCGGTCCTTCGAAGGAATACGAGACATGCCTCTCCGGAAGCGAGCCGGAATATGCTGCAGAGGTTATTAGGAAAACGTTTTTTAAAGATTGA
- a CDS encoding YlzJ-like family protein yields MIIYSPIPPEVLWYDAKQTDFRLVEDVIAGIPVQLRVSADNSYKVERVLSTDPYAYLQPSCQPGSEVEYLAGPKH; encoded by the coding sequence GTGATCATTTACTCGCCGATACCTCCGGAAGTGCTGTGGTACGACGCAAAGCAAACGGATTTCCGGCTGGTGGAAGATGTGATCGCCGGAATACCCGTCCAGCTCAGGGTCAGTGCGGATAACTCTTATAAGGTTGAACGCGTTTTAAGCACTGATCCTTACGCTTACCTGCAGCCGTCTTGCCAGCCAGGCAGCGAAGTTGAATACCTTGCTGGCCCAAAACATTGA